From a region of the Lactuca sativa cultivar Salinas chromosome 4, Lsat_Salinas_v11, whole genome shotgun sequence genome:
- the LOC122197457 gene encoding secreted RxLR effector protein 161-like: MTCPDISYVVQILSQYMHKPYKSHVNISFRLLRYLKDCPGKGIHITKNDSLSLIGFVDADWAKCLFSRRSVIGYLVYFAGSLVSWKSKKQSTVSRSSTESEYRALGSVTCEIVWILKLLCDLGITGLNPVNIFCDNESAIKLVLNPVFHERSKYFEVDLHFVREKVENGVIKVNKVDSLNQNADVLTTALGSSQHEYISSRLVCGGVENTLDCVSFMQELTSSY; encoded by the exons aTGACATGCCCTGATATTTCATATGTTGTCCAAATTTTGAGTCAATACATGCACAAGCCTTATAAGTCTCATGTGAatatttcatttagattgttaaggtaCTTGAAAGATTGTCCAGGGAAAGGAATTCATATAACAAAAAATGATTCTCTTAGTCTTATTGGATTTGTTGATGCTGATTGGGCCAAGTGTCTTTTTAGTAGAAGGTCTGTTATAGGATATCTTGTTTATTTTGCTGGTTCTCTTGTATCCTGGAAAAGCAAGAAACAGAGTACTGTTTCTCGTTCTTCCACTGAATCTGAATACAGAGCTTTAGGTTCTGTAACTTGTGAAATTGTTTGGATTTTAAAATTACTATGTGATTTGGGAATAACTGGTTTAAATCCAGTTaatattttttgtgataatgaatcaGCAATTAAACTTGTACTAAATCCAGTTTTTCATGAGAGGTCTAAATATTTTGAAGTAGATCTTCATTTTGTTAGAGAAAAGGTTGAAAATGGTGTTATAAAAGTTAATAAGGTTGATTCTTTAAATCAAAATGCTGATGTTTTAACTACAGCTCTTGGATCTTCTCAACATGAATATATTTCTAGTAGACTTG TTTGTGGGGGTGTTGAAAATACACTTG ATTGTGTAAGTTTTATGCAG GAGTTAACCTCATCATATTAA